A window from Solanum stenotomum isolate F172 chromosome 5, ASM1918654v1, whole genome shotgun sequence encodes these proteins:
- the LOC125865258 gene encoding protein NETWORKED 1A-like: MATLLHSETKRLYSSWWDTGHIPNNSKWLQHNLTEMDAKVKAMIKIIEEDADSFTRRAEMYYKRRPELMKLIEELYRAYRALAERYDHVIGELRQAQKTMSEAFPDQLPFLLAEDSPMRSSTQVTEPHTPEILCLSASSDTHEFHQSTTGLIPSSIHAAQKIGSHNGDSNKGTSDWGLKQLLEMLGAGEEMLKNTKFLEGKLSKGLNRNTEEKKKCLHNKVSELSDENGNINSKILTLAESEHADQAEAEVQNLKEILAVMQAEKETTVIRYQQCMDQLYAAERELNSVQKDSVKFCEQTSRAENEIQKMKESLIKLEAERDADLKKHNKCLERISNLEVTASQSLEDTKELKKRAIKAETEAQNLRNDISNLESEKYVVLHEYKLRMVNISDLEEKLLVAQEESRMLMEITDKAEAEINKLKIVLMELIEEKEAAAGDYKHCLDRISNLENELACSQEDIKCLNGEISIGAANLKDTEDKCVVLEISKHSLYLEIDNLAKKIAMKDQELYEKQRELEKLQTDLQNEHLSHAQVEATLQALQHLHCQSQEEQRALAMELRNSLELLKEVEACKSSLKGELQRVTDENHSLNELKFSSSNSIEKLENEILSLRKMEEKLEVEVAQQVGLSSNLQQDIACLKEEIKDLNRSYQALLEKVKAAGISPECVDSSIKSLQEENSNLRIICENTKCEKEVLHKKLEDVHELLKKKAVLESSLSGVTAEFQGSQEKVKALQESCQILNGEKSILVAEKAALLSQLQIITEKMQKLLEKNAMLENSLLGAKVELEGLTEKANSFEEICQLLKTRVKESEEKYACLEKDKQAEQLQLEELRVSVEMEKQEKINFMRQSETRLIYMENHIHQLQEESKWRKKEFEEELDKVLKFQFEIFILQKFMQDMEENNFSLLIECQKHIETSKLSDKLIIELENHNLKQQVEADLLVHEIERLRMGIYQVFKALENDSDFVSEGKVENEQTFLHCILRSVEDLKRALRMFEYDKQQLLIENSAFLTMLAQLKSEGLELESMKKSIEEELNIVAEKLVTVQKHNHCLLEMNKKLQSEMSNSTQLNAILEVEVRTVCLKHGELQKAYFELQKKYSQVLHQNETLLTKISEIKEEKWIVEQQNDVFLLETLALGNFSTILKSYGSERTAELKSIFEDMRKLHGVTLDFEKEMDVLNGKLEMKETENLLLKKSVERLQEELHGVRESNDHCKLEMSTGKELQGKQEIQLFEAEQSFKVSEKLNSELHRALDVLKTDCLESSKLNEDLEKKIFEMLRDNTTQNKEIESLQEANTNLVAELGKLHEEIAEQRIREYCLSSELQEKDYEFGLWEAEAATFYFDLQISSTREALMENKMDELTEIYGRLENENASKSLEIEHMKMLINLMESEIGEQKSQLHAYAPVIASLRNDVVSLEHNVLLQTSLEVAGSQERKCVDVEVHPDESGFVNLIENQSVMTKDIQDLQELRDRIKAVAKVVKERSKPILQVSSYNKIRRDSAESEVEELESRHSFDLEKDEHIERRSPRNEYGEGHNRRKTKPKSFDVQKRILMKDIPLDHVSDGSLQRIRTRGSSDVDGADDQMLELWETIEEGSPSKIMKERANHPPTESEVEKEFGVDKLMNSFDASVETNKQILDRLSSDAEKLISLQMTVDNIRRKLDKKRKARKDKNVDFVAAKEQLQEVELTIVQLVNLNGHLMKNTEESTHFTGSTSTYSKELLNIRGKRVSEEARKGSEKIGHVQLEVQKLECMLLKPGDEKKSIVRSRFYTSIALKKLIRIGKRNSEKEKKAHLCGCFTPYSISSNISSNRYHI; this comes from the exons ATGGCCACCTTGCTACATTCTGAAACCAAACGCTTATACTCTTCGTGGTGGGATACTGGCCATATTCCAAATAACTCAAAATGGCTTCAACATAATCTTACTG AAATGGATGCTAAAGTAAAGGCAATGATCAAGATCATTGAAGAAGATGCAGATTCATTTACAAGAAGGGCTGAAATGTATTACAAGAGAAGGCCTGAGCTAATGAAGCTAATTGAGGAGCTCTACAGGGCATACCGGGCACTAGCAGAAAGATATGATCATGTAATTGGGGAGCTCAGGCAGGCCCAAAAAACCATGTCAGAGGCATTTCCCGACCAACTACCTTTTCTACTGGCTGAAGATTCACCCATGAGATCTTCCACACAAGTTACTGAACCACATACTCCAGAAATATTGTGCCTTAGTGCATCGTCTGATACACATGAATTTCATCAGTCCACAACGGGTTTAATACCATCTAGTATACATGCTGCTCAGAAGATTGGATCTCATAATGGTGATTCTAATAAGGGAACAAGTGACTGGGGCTTAAAACAGTTGCTTGAGATGCTTGGGGCAGGAGAAGAAATGCTAAAGAACACAAAGTTCCTTGAAGGAAAATTGAGTAAAGGATTGAACAGAAACacagaagaaaagaaaaaatgtttgCATAATAAAGTATCTGAATTGTCAGATGAGAATGGGAATATCAATTCCAAGATCCTCACTCTCGCTGAGTCGGAGCACGCTGATCAAGCTGAAGCTGAAGTTCAAAACCTAAAGGAAATCCTAGCTGTCATGCAAGCAGAAAAAGAAACTACCGTCATTCGGTATCAGCAATGCATGGATCAGTTATATGCTGCGGAGAGGGAACTCAATAGCGTACAGAAGGACTCCGTGAAGTTCTGTGAACAAACTAGCAGAGCTGAAAATGAAATTCAGAAGATGAAGGAATCCCTTATCAAATTAGAGGCTGAACGAGATGCTGATTTGAAAAAACACAACAAGTGTCTGGAAAGGATATCTAATCTGGAAGTTACAGCTTCTCAATCACTTGAAGACACAAAAGAACTAAAAAAGAGAGCAATTAAGGCAGAAACCGAAGCTCAGAATCTTAGGAATGACATCTCTAATTTAGAGTCTGAAAAGTATGTTGTCCTTCATGAGTATAAGCTAAGAATGGTAAACATATCTGACCTTGAGGAAAAACTCTTGGTGGCTCAGGAAGAATCCAGAATGCTTATGGAGATAACTGATAAAGCTGAAGCTGAGATCAACAAACTGAAAATTGTTCTGATGGAACTAATTGAAGAGAAAGAAGCTGCTGCTGGTGACTATAAACATTGTCTGGACAGAATATCAAACCTTGAGAATGAGCTAGCTTGTTCCCAAGAGGATATAAAGTGCCTGAATGGTGAGATTTCAATAGGAGCTGCAAATCTTAAAGACACTGAAGACAAGTGTGTTGTGCTGGAGATATCAAAGCATTCATTGTACCTAGAGATAGATAATTTGGCAAAGAAGATTGCAATGAAAGATCAAGAACTCTATGAGAAGCAGAGGgaattagagaaacttcaaacTGATTTGCAAAATGAGCACTTAAGCCATGCACAAGTTGAAGCAACTCTTCAGGCTCTGCAACACTTGCACTGTCAATCGCAAGAAGAGCAGAGAGCTCTGGCCATGGAGCTCAGAAATAGTCTTGAGCTGTTGAAGGAAGTGGAAGCATGCAAAAGTAGTTTGAAAGGTGAACTTCAGCGAGTGACGGATGAAAACCATAGCCTGAATGAACTGAAATTTTCCTCAAGCAATTCGATCGAGAAGCTGGAGAATGAAATCCTTAGCTTGAGGAAGATGGAGGAGAAACTTGAAGTGGAGGTTGCACAACAAGTTGGACTAAGTAGCAACCTTCAACAAGATATTGCATGTTTGAAAGAGGAAATCAAGGACCTGAACAGGAGCTACCAGGCTTTATTAGAGAAAGTGAAGGCGGCAGGTATAAGCCCTGAATGTGTGGACTCTTCAATAAAGAGCTTGCAGGAAGAGAACTCTAACCTCAGGATAATCTGTGAGAACACCAAATGCGAGAAAGAAGTCCTCCACAAGAAGTTGGAGGACGTTCATGAacttttgaagaagaaggctGTTCTGGAGAGTTCCCTCTCAGGTGTAACTGCTGAGTTTCAGGGATCGCAGGAAAAGGTGAAAGCATTGCAAGAGTCTTGTCAAATTCTCAATGGAGAAAAATCCATTCTTGTTGCTGAGAAAGCCGCTTTACTCTCTCAGTTGCAAATTATAACTGAGAAAATGCAGAAACTCCTGGAGAAAAATGCTATGCTCGAGAACTCTCTTTTGGGTGCAAAAGTTGAACTTGAAGGTCTAACTGAAAAAGCAAATAGTTTTGAAGAGATATGTCAATTGCTGAAGACAAGAGTTAAGGAATCGGAAGAGAAGTATGCTTGCCTAGAGAAGGATAAACAAGCAGAACAGCTACAACTTGAAGAACTTAGAGTTTCTGTTGAAATGGAGAAACAAGAAAAGATCAACTTTATGCGTCAGAGTGAAACCCGATTAATTTATATGGAAAACCATATCCATCAGCTACAGGAAGAGAGTAAGTGGAGGaagaaagaatttgaagaagaaCTCGACAAAGTTTTAAAATTCCAGTTTGAAATTTTCATCCTGCAAAAATTTATGCAAGatatggaagaaaataatttttctctgTTGATTGAATGTCAGAAACATATTGAGACATCAAAATTGTCTGACAAACTGATTATAGAGTTAGAAAATCACAACCTGAAACAGCAGGTTGAAGCAGACCTTTTGGTACATGAGATTGAAAGGTTGAGAATGGGGATATATCAAGTTTTCAAGGCCCTTGAAAATGATTCTGACTTTGTGTCTGAAGGAAAGGTGGAaaatgaacaaactttcctGCATTGTATATTGCGCAGTGTTGAGGATCTGAAACGTGCACTCAGAATGTTCGAGTATGATAAGCAACAGTTGTTGATTGAAAACTCAGCTTTTCTAACTATGCTTGCTCAGCTGAAATCAGAGGGCCTGGAATTGGAGTCAATGAAGAAATCTATAGAGGAGGAGCTTAATATCGTGGCAGAGAAGCTGGTTACAGTGCAGAAACACAACCATTGCCTACTAGAAATGAACAAGAAATTACAGTCAGAAATGAGCAACAGTACTCAGCTAAATGCCATACTTGAGGTGGAGGTTCGGACTGTCTGCCTCAAGCATGGTGAGTTGCAGAAAGCTTACTTTgaattacaaaagaaatactCTCAAGTACTTCATCAGAACGAGACATTGTTGACAAAAATCTCAGAGATCAAGGAGGAGAAATGGATAGTGGAGCAGCAAAATGATGTTTTTCTACTTGAGACACTGGCGCTGGGTAATTTCTCTACCATTTTGAAGAGTTATGGTAGTGAAAGAACTGCTGAGCTAAAGTCAATTTTTGAAGATATGCGCAAACTTCATGGTGTTACGCTTGACTTTGAGAAGGAGATGGATGTATTGAATGGGAAGCTGGAGATGAAGGAAACTGAAAACTTACTCctgaagaaatcagttgaaaggttacaagaagaGCTCCATGGGGTGAGGGAATCTAATGATCATTGCAAGTTGGAAATGTCAACTGGAAAGGAACTTCAGGGTAAGCAGGAAATTCAGCTTTTTGAAGCAGAACAGAGCTTTAAAGTATCTGAAAAATTGAACTCAGAATTGCATAGGGCTCTGGATGTACTAAAGACTGACTGTCTAGAATCCTCGAAGTTGAATGAAGATCTAGAAAAGAAGATATTTGAAATGTTGAGAGATAATACCACTCAGAACAAGGAAATTGAATCTCTTCAAGAAGCGAACACGAATTTGGTGGCTGAATTAGGAAAATTGCATGAAGAAATTGCAGAGCAGCGAATCAGAGAATACTGCCTAAGTTCAGAGCTCCAAGAGAAAGACTATGAATTTGGACTATGGGAGGCAGAGGCAGCAACATTTTATTTCGATTTGCAGATTTCCTCCACACGAGAAGCATTAATGGAAAACAAGATGGATGAGTTAACCGAGATTTACGGGAGACTCGAGAATGAAAATGCTTCCAAAAGTTTGGAGATTGAACATATGAAAATGTTAATCAATTTAATGGAGAGTGAAATTGGAGAACAGAAGTCACAGTTACATGCATATGCTCCTGTAATAGCCTCTTTAAGGAATGATGTGGTATCGCTTGAGCATAATGTGCTCCTCCAGACGAGCCTTGAGGTAGCTGGCTCTCAGGAACGAAAG TGTGTTGATGTTGAGGTTCATCCAGATGAAAGTGGATTTGTAAATCTGATAGAAAATCAATCTGTCATGACAAAAGACATTCAAGATCTGCAGGAGCTCAGAGATAGGATTAAAGCAGTTGCCAAAGTAGTGAAAGAGAGGAGCAAGCCTATTTTACAGGTATCTTCATACAACAAGATACGTCGAGATAGTGCTGAAAGTGAAGTTGAGGAATTAGAATCTCGGCATAGCTTTGATCTAGAAAAAGATGAGCATATAGAAAGGAGGAGTCCAAGGAATGAGTATGGTGAAGGTCATAACAGGCGAAAAACCAAGCCTAAATCCTTTGACGTCCAAAAGAGGATACTGATGAAAGATATACCACTTGATCATGTTTCTGATGGCTCACTACAAAGAATTAGAACAAGAGGTTCTTCTGATGTTGACGGAGCAGATGATCAGATGCTTGAGCTATGGGAAACCATAGAGGAAGGTAGTCCCAGTAAAATTATGAAGGAACGGGCAAATCATCCACCAACAGAATCAGAGGTGGAGAAGGAGTTTGGTGTTGATAAGTTAATGAACTCCTTTGATGCAAGTGTTGAAACAAATAAGCAGATTCTGGACCGGCTTTCCTCTGATGCAGAGAAATTGATTAGTCTTCAAATGACTGTTGATAACATAAGAAGGAAATTGGATAAGAAAAGAAAGGCTAGGAAAGACAAAAATGTTGATTTTGTAGCAGCAAAAGAACAGTTACAAGAAGTTGAATTAACAATTGTGCAGCTGGTGAATTTGAATGGCCATTTGATGAAGAATACAGAAGAAAGCACACATTTCACAGGAAGCACTTCAACATATTCGAAAGAGTTGTTGAATATCAGGGGAAAGAGAGTTTCAGAAGAGGCAAGAAAGGGGTCCGAGAAGATTGGACATGTACAATTGGAGGTTCAAAAACTTGAGTGCATGTTACTGAAACCGGGGGATGAAAAGAAAAGCATTGTCAGAAGCAGATTTTACACAAGTATTGCATTGAAGAAGTTGATTCGTATTGGGAAGAGAAAtagtgaaaaggaaaaaaaggccCATCTTTGTGGATGCTTTACACCTTACAGTATTAGCAGCAACATCAGTAGTAATAGATACCACATCTGA